The Geothrix sp. DNA segment ACTGGGGGCCGCTGGTGGTCAGCACCTCGCGCGTCCAACACTTGCCGTCCCAGCGCCAGGGTTGGGCGGGCAGGGCGTCGAAGAGCTCGTTGCTGAAAACCGCCCCCACGAACGGCTCCGGCGCTTCGGACTCGGCGGCGAACCGCGCGCGGTTCGCCGCGAGGAAAGGAGCGAGGGCTTCTTCCGCCGCCGCTTTCGCCGCGGGGTTGTCGTCGCGGTGGACGTAGACCAGGGCCTCGGCAAAGGGGCCCGACACGGCGGTCAGCACATCGCGGCCCAGCCAGCCGCGCCCAGCCCCAGGCTCCAGCGCGATGAAGCGCGCGGGCCGGTCCAGACGCTCCCAGGCGGCCTCCAGGCGCAGGGCCAGGGTCTGGCCCAGCAGGGGGCCCAGGTCCAGGGCCGTGTAGTAGTCCTTGCCCGCGAAGCCCCAGGGGCCTTCCGCCCGCCGGTAGTAGCCGTGCTCCGGGTGGTAGAGGCCCAGGGCCATCACCTCGGCAGCAGGGACAGGACCTTCGGCGAGGTGGGCATCAATCAGGAATTGGAGGGGATTCATGCCGAAGGTTCCTTCGCAGCAGGGCGGGGCCAGGATGGGCTTGGATGGAGGCGGCGGATCTCCAGCCTGGGCGCGCCGAAATTCAGCAGGAGGCAGGTGGGCAGAAGGGAGGCCCGGAGATAGTTGAGGGACTGGGCCAAGTGGAAGTCCTCCAGCGCCCGCACGGCCTTGAGTTCGACGAGGACCTGGTCTTCCACCAGGAGGTCCACCGCAAAGTGGCCGATCGGAATGCCGTCGTACCAGACCGAGAGAGGCTGCTGCCGGACCACGCGCAGGCCAGCCCGCTCAAGCTCGATGACCAGGGCGTTCTCGTAGAGCTTTTCCAGGAAGCCGGGGCCGAGCCCCGTGCTCACCTTGAAGGCGCAGCCGAGGATCCGCTCTGTGATGACATCAAGATCGTCCAAGGATTACCTCAAAAGAGAATGGCCAGAGATGAACGGAGATAAACAGAGATAAAAGGCCCGCTTTATCTCCGTTCATCTCCGTCGATCTCCGGCCTTCATTTCCTCTCCCCGGCGTTCAACGGCCACTTCTCCAGCAGCACGG contains these protein-coding regions:
- a CDS encoding SAM-dependent methyltransferase, whose amino-acid sequence is MNPLQFLIDAHLAEGPVPAAEVMALGLYHPEHGYYRRAEGPWGFAGKDYYTALDLGPLLGQTLALRLEAAWERLDRPARFIALEPGAGRGWLGRDVLTAVSGPFAEALVYVHRDDNPAAKAAAEEALAPFLAANRARFAAESEAPEPFVGAVFSNELFDALPAQPWRWDGKCWTREVLTTSGPQWQAADPGEAGTWFATHTDGLEPRDGSVWCEALPALVRDLAAPLEAGLFLAVDYGESADRLLAKGADLRRFKAHGVDGRWHEDLGEADLTADVDFTRLAHLLEGHRFTDLGHVELSKWIRTHAPLDQWGAQWLTLPEADRKARTENLLQLTLPGMMGSRFRVLEGWKEVEC
- a CDS encoding GxxExxY protein, with the protein product MDDLDVITERILGCAFKVSTGLGPGFLEKLYENALVIELERAGLRVVRQQPLSVWYDGIPIGHFAVDLLVEDQVLVELKAVRALEDFHLAQSLNYLRASLLPTCLLLNFGAPRLEIRRLHPSPSWPRPAAKEPSA